ACAGCGTTTTGGCGGTTTTGCGTGGCGTAGCAGATGTCGTCGGTGCGAGGACCGACAATGTTGGGGAACTTGCGTTTGAGGGCGGCGACGATTTCAGCGGTGTCGTCAACGCTCAGGGTCGTTTGCGTCAAATAAGCCACTTTATCGGGGTCAGGCACCTCAAGGCGCTCCACATCGTCCACGCTTTGGACGAGGTAGGTGCAGTGAGGCGCTTCACCCATCGTCCCTTCTACTTCTTCGTGCCCGGCGTGCCCGATCAAGACGATGCTGTAGCCCTCTTGGGCAAAGCGGATGGCTTCCAAATGGACCTTGGTCACCAGCGGGCAGGTGGCGTCAATGACCCGCAAGTTTTTCCGCTGCGCCATTGCTCGGACAGCAGGTGAGATACCGTGGGCGCTGAAGATAACCGTTGCGCCGTCAGGCACTTCATCCAGTTCGTTGACGAAAATGACACCGCGCCGGCGAAATTGCTCCACGACGAAACGGTTGTGGACGATTTCCTTGCGCACATAGATGGGCGGGGGTAACAATTCCAACGCCCGTTCCACGATGTCAATGGCGCGGACGACGCCCGCGCAGAAGCCGCGCGGCGCCGCTAAAATGACCCGCCGCAGTTTGAGCAAGCCATTGGAGCCCATTCGGTCATCCCTTTCCTTCGCGCGTTCATCGCTGACCCTATCGCTTGCTGCGAACCCGCTCACCAACATTTTGGCACTGACGGAGTTACCTCTACGCCTAACAGCATCAGCAAGCGGCTCAGAGAGCCGCTCTCCGAAAGTCACCGTGTCCTTTACCCTTCGGAGGGCGCATCTCCTGATGCGCCGTCATTTTCGGCGGCTCAGAGAGCCGCTCTCCGAAAGTCACCGTGTCCTTTACCCTTCGGAGGGCGCATCTCCTGATGCGCCGCCATTTTTCGGCGGCTCGGAGAGCCGCCCTCCGAAAGTCACCGTGTCCTTTGACCTTCGGAGGGCGCATCTCTTGATGCGCCGCCATTTTTCGGCGGCTCAGAGAGCCGCCCTCCGAAAGTCACCGTGTCCTTTACCCTTCGGAGGGCGCATCTCCTGATGCGCCGTCATTTTCGGCGGCTCAGAGAGCCGCTCTCCGAAAGTCACCGTGTCCTTTACCCTTCGGAGGGCGCATC
This sequence is a window from bacterium HR17. Protein-coding genes within it:
- the ispH gene encoding 4-hydroxy-3-methylbut-2-enyl diphosphate reductase, coding for MGSNGLLKLRRVILAAPRGFCAGVVRAIDIVERALELLPPPIYVRKEIVHNRFVVEQFRRRGVIFVNELDEVPDGATVIFSAHGISPAVRAMAQRKNLRVIDATCPLVTKVHLEAIRFAQEGYSIVLIGHAGHEEVEGTMGEAPHCTYLVQSVDDVERLEVPDPDKVAYLTQTTLSVDDTAEIVAALKRKFPNIVGPRTDDICYATQNRQNAVKALAKQVDVILVIGSQNSSNSQRLREVAVAHGCPAYLIDGPDHIDPAWLRDAEIVGVTSGASAPEILVEQVVKHLQGLGATEVTELRITDEFVQFALPPELRELMERRAEVDEALPVR